CCATCCTTGGTTCCATTCTTGTAGGTGCTGGTACACCCTGACGCCCATACCGTTCTCTTGAGATATGACAGGGCATGATTCTGATATGCCCGAGAGACTCCTGGACGAAGACTGAAGGATGAGTAGTTCTGTGTCTGGAGCTTTCTGATCATTCTCACGATGAAGCGATTGCACATCTCAATGGATGTAACCAAGCTTCCGTGACCGAGTGGACTGGCTGGGCCAAGTATGGTAAAGTAGTTGGGCATATCAGCAGCACAGACCGACAGATAAGACTCAGGAGCCTTGAGCCATACCTCTTGAAGGTTGAGGCCATCCTTGCCGAGGATAGGGAAACGAGGTGCATAAGATAGCTCAAACCCAGTGGCACAAATAATAGAGTCCACCTTGGACTCGCGACCATCCTTTGTGAGAATTCCGTTGGGTGTGAACTCGGCAATGTCTCCCCAAACTACCTCGCACTTGGGCGATACAAAGGCTTCTAGATATCCCAATCCGGGTGTTGGTCGACGGCATCTAAGATATGTCAGTTGATGCTATTCCCCCAAGGCTATTTGTACATACCCAACAGCAAAGTCCGGCTCTAGAAGTTTGGCCAGGTCACGCCTTGAGTCGAGTTTAGCCTTGAGGTTGTCAACGGCTGATTGGCGAGCCAGCTTCTGTTCAGGTGTATGATCCATGAAAAACTTGAAACGTGTGTTGACATCATCCTCCATGCCCTTGCGGAATTCAAGATATTTCTCGGGGTGCTTGGCCCACTCAgacttctcctcctcagtgaATTTGTAGTTGACACCCTTTGGTCCAGCGAACTTCTCACCGATGCGGGAGGTAATCCATGTTGGACTGCGAATGTGAACGtagatcttcttgaccttgtcaagAATAGCCGGCAGAACTTGAATTCCGCTGCTACCGTTACCGATCAGAGCAACAGTCTTGCCCTCAATATCCTTTTCCCAGTCAGAGGGCCAGTTGGCGGTGTGAAACATAGTGCCACGGAAGGTCTCGCGCCCGGGGACGTTGCGAGGCCATTTccagttgttgaagaagccggTGGCGTTTACAAAAACGTCACACTCATCAATAAACTCATCGTTGGTCTCGCCGTCTGTGACGCCAGGACTGGAGATGGCAACATCCCGACCATCGGTCTTTTTGACACGGAGTTGCCAGATTTGTCTCTCTTCTATCCACTTGGCTTCAACTACTTTATGTGATAACTTGAAGTATGAGCGCAAGTCGTGTTGGTCAGCGCAGTCCTCAAAGTACTGCTTGATCTCTGGTGCGGGCGCGTAAAAATGCGACCAGTGGGGATTGGGTGCCCAGGTATACTGGTAGCTGTGAGCTGGAACATCACAGGCGCATCTTTTAGCAGTCAGCATAGCACCGTCTTGAGTGGCTTGAAAAGGCAGCAAGGGCTCAACATACCCGGGATATCTACTTTCATGCCAGGTCCCGCCTATACCAGCATTCTTCTCATAAATAGTGAGCTCCACGCCAGGGACCTTGCCAACGCGGACTGCACGGGCAAGATCAACGCCTCCAAAACCTGCCCCGACAGCAATTACTTTGAGCTTGCGGGGTGTGAGCATGGGAACCTTGGATAGGGCGTAAGCAAGGTCATCGCGACCCTGGTAGTCTTCAGTGGCTCCCGGCAGGGTAGTGGAGGTAACAACCTCATTGAAGTATTTGGTTGCACGGGCTTTGGGAGAGAGTGAATAGTCCATCTTGGATAGAAATTGTTCTTGCAGTGTCTGAGCTTTCAGTATAGACTCTAATCTAAGATCACGGGAAAGTGTCTACTATATTCTAGGCCGGGCCTTGAGTATCTTGCTCTTTTCCCAATGGAAAGACATAAACGATAACCGACACTACCCTCCACCATTCCCTTGTAACATAAGAAGAAGCGGAAAGCGGATTGTATTTCCCGGCACAAGTTGTGGCGTAGCCCGGAACGTTGAGCGAAATCCCACCAATGACAAGTGTTTACACTGGTACTGGCTTTCCAAGACATAGCTCCCGCATTCATCAAATTGAATTAACAAGTACGAACTACGCAGTATGAGTTAATAACAGAAGAATATTTATAAAGGCCTGCTTTACTTACAGctatcttttatataagtttattatagctcttttaaatattaGAAATTAATTTCATTATATATGTGTTAAACTCCTAGTAAATATACTAGttactaatactaagataaaGCATAATAAAGGTAATTATTgtatcttattttataaaaacatattataagtaatactaatttataataaatatgtATAATTTATTGCTATATGTTACTTTTTTTCATCTCTTAAGCCTTTTTAAACACCTCCGTTTACTGCCATAATTGCATTCACCACATATCCTACATTCTTCGAATTCACTATTACTGTCAGCGCTTGTATCTGGATCAGCGGAGCCGCGTAACTTACGTCCTGCCATTGATATTCTTCCAGATGATGAGAGGTACACGTGGTACTCGTTCTTTAAGCGAAGCACCTGCTGAGGTCTGAGACCTGTGTATGAGAACATGCCACTCTGCAAGGCGATTATTTAGCGGAATTGCAAACGAGACGATATTCAGGTCTAATTACCTGTTTAATGATGTGGCCGAAGTCGCCGCTTTCATCAGAAGCGTTCAAACCATCATGAAGTGCTGATCGGACTTGCCCCAGTCTTTTGCTCATAGAAGAGACATCCGTGAGCCATTGAGATCTAAGCTCTCGGTCGCCGAGAATCATTTTCACAATGGTACAGCCTGTTCGTGGGGGAGTTGAGTATTCAGTGCGAATAATGAATCGAAGCTGCTGAAGTATGTTGGACTGAGTGGTGGTGTCCTTGCTGTTCATAATCAAATGGAAAGCTCCTGTTCTCTGTCCGTAGAGACCGAAGTTCTTAGAGAAGGACTGCGCCACACAGAAAGTCACACGGTTCTCAAGACTGGCAAAATATCTAAGCGGCCAAGCATCTTTCTCTGGATTTCCTGTAGCAAAGCCTTGGTACGCATTATCAAAGAATGGAAAGATGCCTTTGCGTTGGCAAATCTCGGCTACAACCTTCCATTGTTCTCGGCTAAGATCAAGTCCAGTTGGGTTGTGAGCGCAGACTTGAAGCATAATCACATCTCCAGTTTGACCCTGAGACTCAAGAGTGTCGACCATTCCTTGGAAGTTGAGGAGTCGTGTGGCTGGATCGTAGTATGGATATTTCTTGCATTCCACGCCCATCCTTTCAAACATGAGAATGTGAGGACCCCAAGTAGGATCAGAGACCCAAGCACATCTTGGTTTGAGAGAACGGGACAAGAAAGAAGCACCGATGTGAATGGCCCCAGATCCGGAGACTGATTGAACCGAGACAATTCGTTGCAACAGCTCAGACTGGTCATCTTGACCCAATAGAAGCCTTTGGGCCAATCCGAGGTAAGTGGCATCGCCCTCGATAGGGAGATACTCATGCTTCCCCGGGTCGTTCTGAGATAGGAGACGGCGTTCTGCTTCCAGTACCGAAGGCAATGGACACGGGTTCCCGTCATCCGAACGGTAGGCCCCGATTAGGAGATCGACCTTTTGCGGGTTTTGGTCGAGGCGATAGTCTGCTGCCAGAGAAAATATCTCATCGGCGACGATGCTGGGTACTGTCTTCAACCATGACGGCATGACTTCCTTGGAACTGTTATCCTCGAGAGAGGGCATTTTGACCACGAGCTGTTGTAAGGGTGCTGGTGTGTAATAGCTGCAAGTCTTGAAACTGTAATTTGGAGGTAAATATGTCAAGTGTCTCCACGGCGAAGTAATTATTTCTTGTCTTTTGGTTAGAGTCAGCCAGTACCGAGACTGCGAAAAGCGGAACTATGGAACTACGGAATGGCGGAATTCGTACTAAAATACGAATAGCGGAAACAATAATACATTCACCTCTGCGGAATCCCTTATGTGGAGCCTGGCGATAGAAGTGACATCTAATTCCGTCTTAGAAATTGTGTGCCATAAATTGAGAACGAAGCACAAAATGCTGAAGGTAACCAACATTCGATCGAAACTCTGCGGTATCAAGGAGTCTAGCTATTCGCAATCATGACCAAGTCTCAAATCCCCGTAGGCGAATATCTATTCCGTCGCATTGCCTCGCTTGGTATCCGACATATTTTCGGCGTGCCTGGCGATTTCAATCGTATGAACTCAGACAGTAGTTATTCCCAGGAATTCACGACTAAGTTCTCATCACAGTTA
This DNA window, taken from Fusarium oxysporum f. sp. lycopersici 4287 chromosome 7, whole genome shotgun sequence, encodes the following:
- a CDS encoding aspartate aminotransferase; the encoded protein is MPSLEDNSSKEVMPSWLKTVPSIVADEIFSLAADYRLDQNPQKVDLLIGAYRSDDGNPCPLPSVLEAERRLLSQNDPGKHEYLPIEGDATYLGLAQRLLLGQDDQSELLQRIVSVQSVSGSGAIHIGASFLSRSLKPRCAWVSDPTWGPHILMFERMGVECKKYPYYDPATRLLNFQGMVDTLESQGQTGDVIMLQVCAHNPTGLDLSREQWKVVAEICQRKGIFPFFDNAYQGFATGNPEKDAWPLRYFASLENRVTFCVAQSFSKNFGLYGQRTGAFHLIMNSKDTTTQSNILQQLRFIIRTEYSTPPRTGCTIVKMILGDRELRSQWLTDVSSMSKRLGQVRSALHDGLNASDESGDFGHIIKQSGMFSYTGLRPQQVLRLKNEYHVYLSSSGRISMAGLNSKNVGYVVNAIMAVNGGV